The Spirochaetota bacterium genome contains the following window.
CACATCGTTTTGCCGTTTGAAACGATCTTCTGTCCGATGGGCTGACTGAATTCGATGCAAAGCTTGTTATGGGCCTTGTATTTTATCGTTCCTGCCTGGTGGTTCGTTCTGCCGCCTTTATCTGAAACAATTGTAAAATTCGCCTGGTATGAATCCATCTTACCGAAATTCTTCTTTATATTATCAACGATATCGCTGACCGTCGTAAAGTCGAATTTAAACGCGAACAGATCAGTGGCCGGGCACGCCAATAAAACAATAAAGAAAAAAAAGAACGCCAATCTGCCTGATAATTTCATGATATAATGAACCTGCCGGTAAGATACACTGACCTAAATTTGGGGTCAATGTATATTATCGTACCTTTAAAAGTCAATCGGAAATTTAATAATATCGCTTTGTCATTGTGGCGATATCAGCAATGTCCCGATCAGATCCCGACGGCGGAATAATTCCGTTTATTATTAATGAAAAAAATATATCCGGTGCCGGACAGGGCTCTCATGTGCCGGGGATAATGCCGTACACGACAAGAGAAGTGATATTATCCACCATGGTTTATGTCATTTATCCGTGGAACAACATGAAACACGTATGTCTTTCACGTGAAAGCAATCACACTGTCTTTTTAAGAGCATCTAGAATTTCTACTTGACCAAAATGCATGATGACAAAAATGCACCTATCAGACATAACAGGAGAAATATTTTTTCAAAAATATTTTTCCTGCAAATAAATTCTCACTAAAAATGCTGGACAAATATATTAATGGTTGTAACCTTGTTTTATATAAAATACTTGCCAAGCGGTTATTGCAACAACGAATATTTATCTTACGAATCAGAAAACAGCTGTAGCCTAACAATGCACTGGTAACTTCGCCTTGCAATAAGCGAAGTTAGCCAAACACCATCTTACAGGATTTACCATGAAAGCAATATTTATCGGGAATAAAAAATTCAGGGAAATAGACCTACTTGAGCTCAGGCGCGATGAGGATTTCATCCGCCTGATCGATGAATATTCGCTGATGGAATCGCCGATCATTTACTTTTCCGCGGGAGATGCCAAGATCAAGGAGATCCTGATCAAGAAAGATCCCACCTTTTCGGCATAGTCTCTCCGATAATCAATCGAAACAGCGACGCGCCGGCCCTGCCGGCGTTTTTAGTCTTCAATCTTTCCGTGAGTGAACACGAGCGGGTTCCCGAGGGAAATAAGACCGTACATGCCATTGTTCGCGGGGCCCGGATTGAACAGGGCGGGTTTTCCGTCCCTGTGATAGGCGATATGGGTGTGGCCGAAGAGGACCGCCTGTGCCTTCCTGTTCCTGCCTTCTCGCTCGATACGATCGTATTCGGCATGGACGCCGAACTGGTCGCCGTGGGCGACCATGAACCGCGCCGGTCCGGCATCAACCATGGCGATGCGCTCCATGTCCGGGCACCGGGCCAGATCGATGTTGCCGCTCACGCGCACGACCGTGACTCCCTCCGGGATGTCGACATGGAAAAGGTCGTTGACGCCGTCCCCGCAATGGACGAGGTATTCAAAGGGATATGCCCTGGCTATGATGCGGTTCAGTTTCACATGGTTTCCGTGGGAATCCGATACGACCAGTATGGTGGCCATGGCTTACGAGAGATCGACAAGCATCAGGGTGCAGTCGTCCATGACCACCACATCGGGGCCGGTCACGAATTTCTGTATCATTCTGAACTTTTCGAGGGAGGTTTTTTCCTTAGCCGACAGGACTTCATTGATGAGCTTTTCCCCGACGGCCATTTCCGTGTCGTTGATGATGTCGAGAATACCGTCGGTTACGGCGAAAATGCTTGCGGACCCCGCCAACTTCATCGTATGGGTTTCGTAATCCGCGCCGACAATGGGACCCAGAAACGAATCGTTCCCGCCCAGCTGGATCATGCCGTCGCCGGTGATACAGTAAGGATTCGGGTGGCCGGCATTGGAATATGTCAGCTCCCGCGTCGTCGGATTGAACAGGGCGCAAAAGGCGGTAACAAAGGATTCCACCGGGAGGTTCCCCGACAGCTCCTGGTTCATGATCGCCATGATCTCCCCCGGAACATCGGTCTTCTGGAGGGCGTTGCGGAATACCATCTTCACGATTGCTGTAAAGAGCGACGCGGAAATGCTGTGACCCGAAACATCGGCAATGAAGAACATGACACGGTCGTCCCTGAAAATGACATAGTCGTACAGATCGCCGCCGATGTCGGACAGGGGCATGGACCAGGTATTGATCTTCACCCGGTCCGTTTTCACGATCGGCTCGGGGAAAAGGTATTTCTGCAGCTTCCGGGCCATCAACAGCTCGACCCTGATGAACTCGTTGAAATTGATGATCTCCCCGATTTTCAGGCCGTTTTCAACACGCTTCAGCATCACCTCGGTCTGCTCCGGCTTGCGGATGAAATCATACACGCCGAGTTTGTAGCTTTCCACGATATTGTCGGGATTGTGCTCGCCAGAGATCATAAGCACCGGCACATGGGTAAGATTGTTATCCTTCACATTGCGTAGAAAGCTCAATCCATCCATTTCCGGCATGTTCATATCCAGCATGATAAGGTCTACGGATACGGACGGGAGCTTATCCATGGCCTCTTTTCCATTCGATGCCGTGATCACCTCGTATCCGGAGGTGGACAGGATGCGCGTGAGGAGCTTTCGAATCTGCTCCTCATCATCAATGACCATTATCTTCTTTTTCATGAACGTTACGAAAAGCGATCGCAGGCCATAATAACAAATCAGGCTGACAAATCAAACAATTAATCAATTGTGAATATAAAAAACCCCGCGGCAGGCTTCGGGATTTTTATCGCATAATGTGTTGCGCGCTCTCATACCCGGAGCAAGGCTCCGGAAATTTTCGCCCTCTGCGATAAAAAACGATACTATTGGCATGCGAAAAAATACACCGAAGCGGGAAAGACCGTCATCTGCCCTAAATGACAGAATAAATTGAGGATTATTATTTTCCGGAAGATCTTCGTTCCTGAATAAATACGGCCCAGAAGACCAGGGAAAGAATCAGGCAAAAGACCATGGAATTCCTGGTCAGGACGGAACCCTTTTTTCTCCTGTCGAGAAGTAGTTCCAGATAAGCCTTGCGGGTTGCGTCGATTTCTTCGCCATTGTAAACCCGTTTGTCAAAATAAGCCAGGGAATTCTTTACCGATACCCCTTCGGCGTCAAAGTAGCCGTATCCGGCGAAGACCTGGGGATCGCGGAGCATCAGGTAAGCCTTCTTGTAGTTGGCGCTGATATTGTCCCTGGCATTGAGCAATGTTTCGATCCGCGGCTCCACCGAAAGGATCGAATAAAAGGCCACCGCTCCGAGGATAATGGCCGCGACCAGCGTCGTTACGGCCGCGATGAGGTATATTCTTGAATCATCAATTTTTTTCATTCACTTTGTCCTTCAGCAGGTCCAGGATGTTCTTTTTCCCGTATTCGGTCAGTTCAAAGGTTATGTTCTTTTCGTCGATGAAAGAGCGCTCGAGGACCTTCTCGTTCATGAGCTTTTCCTTGTCGGAACCGAAGAGGGTCACCAGGGGCATGATCTCACTCTCGGTATAGGTCTTCTCCGCCTCGATGATCCCGGTATCGAAGGGAAGAATGACGGGCAGCGTGAAGGGGATGGCCAGCACGCG
Protein-coding sequences here:
- a CDS encoding metallophosphoesterase family protein → MATILVVSDSHGNHVKLNRIIARAYPFEYLVHCGDGVNDLFHVDIPEGVTVVRVSGNIDLARCPDMERIAMVDAGPARFMVAHGDQFGVHAEYDRIEREGRNRKAQAVLFGHTHIAYHRDGKPALFNPGPANNGMYGLISLGNPLVFTHGKIED
- a CDS encoding fused response regulator/phosphatase, coding for MKKKIMVIDDEEQIRKLLTRILSTSGYEVITASNGKEAMDKLPSVSVDLIMLDMNMPEMDGLSFLRNVKDNNLTHVPVLMISGEHNPDNIVESYKLGVYDFIRKPEQTEVMLKRVENGLKIGEIINFNEFIRVELLMARKLQKYLFPEPIVKTDRVKINTWSMPLSDIGGDLYDYVIFRDDRVMFFIADVSGHSISASLFTAIVKMVFRNALQKTDVPGEIMAIMNQELSGNLPVESFVTAFCALFNPTTRELTYSNAGHPNPYCITGDGMIQLGGNDSFLGPIVGADYETHTMKLAGSASIFAVTDGILDIINDTEMAVGEKLINEVLSAKEKTSLEKFRMIQKFVTGPDVVVMDDCTLMLVDLS